The following proteins come from a genomic window of Salvia hispanica cultivar TCC Black 2014 chromosome 4, UniMelb_Shisp_WGS_1.0, whole genome shotgun sequence:
- the LOC125218245 gene encoding U-box domain-containing protein 26-like has protein sequence MPAGLEPLDIGVQIPYYFRCPISLELMCDPVTVCTGQTYDRSSIESWVATGNTTCPVTRAPLTDFTLIPNHTLRRLIQEWCVANRSFGVERIPTPKQPADPILVRSLLSQASSGSGSFSVRLSALRRLRGLARESEKNRSVIAATDARAILLSIVFGDAGAIPTELNLESVAILAMFTLSEPECLFVASDSERVSYLVNLLFHSSIDVRVNSAALIESIAAGLRSPDLRSQLSGAEGVFEGIVGLLNYPAAYPRAAKVGIKALFALCLVKQHRERAVAAGAAEALVDRLAEYEKCDAERALATVELLCRIPAGCEAFAAHALTAPLLVKTILKISDRATEYAAGALLSLCSASERAKCEAVAAGVLTQLLLLVQSDCTERAKRKAQTLLKSLRDSWPHHDSIANTDDYAGSDVVPF, from the coding sequence ATGCCAGCTGGTTTGGAGCCTCTGGATATCGGCGTGCAGATTCCTTACTATTTCCGTTGCCCGATTTCGCTGGAGCTCATGTGCGACCCGGTAACCGTTTGTACCGGTCAAACTTACGATCGCTCCAGCATTGAATCGTGGGTGGCCACCGGGAACACCACGTGTCCGGTCACCCGGGCCCCACTGACGGATTTCACGCTTATTCCCAACCACACTCTGCGGAGGCTGATTCAGGAATGGTGCGTTGCGAACCGCTCGTTTGGTGTGGAGCGGATTCCCACTCCGAAGCAGCCTGCCGACCCTATTCTGGTTCGGTCTCTGCTGAGCCAGGCCTCGTCCGGATCCGGTTCGTTTAGCGTGAGGCTTTCGGCTCTGCGGCGGCTCAGAGGCTTGGCGCGTGAATCGGAGAAGAACAGATCTGTGATTGCTGCTACCGACGCGCGTGCGATTTTGCTGTCGATTGTTTTCGGCGATGCTGGGGCGATTCCGACGGAATTGAATCTGGAATCGGTTGCGATTTTGGCGATGTTTACTCTCTCTGAGCCGGAGTGTTTGTTTGTGGCGAGTGATTCGGAGAGGGTGAGTTATCTGGTGAATTTACTGTTCCATTCGTCGATCGACGTGCGAGTGAACTCGGCGGCGTTGATTGAATCGATTGCGGCGGGATTGAGGTCGCCGGATCTCCGATCGCAGCTGAGCGGAGCGGAGGGGGTGTTTGAGGGGATCGTCGGGCTGCTGAACTACCCGGCGGCGTATCCTAGGGCGGCGAAGGTCGGGATCAAGGCGCTGTTCGCGCTGTGCCTGGTGAAGCAGCACCGCGAGCGGGCGGTGGCGGCGGGGGCGGCGGAGGCGCTGGTGGACCGGCTGGCGGAGTACGAGAAGTGCGACGCGGAGAGAGCGCTGGCGACGGTGGAGCTCCTGTGCCGGATTCCGGCGGGGTGCGAGGCGTTCGCGGCGCACGCGCTGACGGCGCCGCTGCTGGTGAAGACGATCCTGAAGATCTCGGATCGGGCGACGGAGTACGCGGCGGGGGCGCTGCTGTCGCTGTGCTCGGCGTCGGAGCGGGCCAAGTGCGAGGCGGTGGCGGCGGGGGTGCTGACTcagctgctgctgctggtGCAGAGCGACTGCACGGAGAGGGCGAAGCGGAAGGCGCAGACGCTGCTGAAATCGCTCAGGGACTCGTGGCCCCACCACGACTCCATCGCCAACACGGATGATTACGCCGGAAGCGACGTCGTTCCGTTTTGA